TGATATCGCTACAGCATTTTCATCCGTCGCACACATTTGCCGAGACGTCAACTACGGGTGATTAATTCGTAATCTTCACGCTAACGGAGCATCTTTCTTCTTTATCTGCCTTTACCTACATATTGGACGAGGCCTATACTACGGTTCTTTCCTCTATAAAGAAACATGAAACACAGGTGTAATTCTCCTCCTTCTGGTCATAATGACTGCCTTCGTAGGCTACGTCCTGCCTTGAGGACAAATATCCTTTTGAGGGGCTACCGTCATCACAAACCTTCTATCCGCGGTCCCTTATGTTGGCAACACGCTAGTCCAATGAATTTGAGGGGGATTCTCAGTAGACAATGCCACCCTCACCCGTTTCTTTACCTTCCACTTCTTGCTCCCCTTCATTATTGCAGCCGTCGTTATACTGCATCTTCTTTTCCTACATGAAACAGGCTCCAATAACCCTCTTGGCCTCAACTCAGACACAGATAAAATCCCATTCCACCCCTACTTCACCTACAAAGATCTCTTAGGCTTTGCCATCGTCCTTCTCGCCCTAACCTCCCTAGCCTTATTCTCTCCAAACCTCCTGGGAGACCCAGACAACTTTACCCCCGCCAACCCCTTGGTTACTCCACCACACATCAAGCCAGAATGGTACTTCCTGTTCGCATACGCTATTCTGCGTTCAATCCCTAACAAACTAGGGGGAGTTCTGGCACTTCTCGCCTCAATCCTAGTCCTAATGGTCGTTCCCGCCCTCCACACCTCTAAACAACGAAGCCTGGTTTTCCGCCCTTTCACCCAATTCCTATTTTGAACATTAATCGCTAACGTTGCCATCCTTACTTGAATTGGAGGCATGCCCGTCGAGTACCCCTTTATCATTATTGGCCAAATCGCCTCCCTGCTCTACTTCGCCCTTTTCCTGCTTATTATCCCATTAACAGGATGGCTAGAAAACAAAACCCTTTCATGGGCCTAAGCATTAGTAGCTCAGTTTCAGAGCGCCGGTCTTGTAAACCGGATGTCAGGGGTTAGATTCCCCTCTACTGCTCAAAGAGAAGGGATTTTAACCCTTTCCGCTAACTCCCAAAGCTAGTATTCTAACAATAAACTACACTTTGATATACTAATATAGAATATACCATAATATTATATTAACATAATAATGTAAT
This window of the Scatophagus argus isolate fScaArg1 mitochondrion, complete genome genome carries:
- the CYTB gene encoding cytochrome b, which encodes MASIRKTHPLLKIVNNSLIDLPTPVNISAWWNFGSLLGLCLIAQILTGLFLAMHYTSDIATAFSSVAHICRDVNYGWLIRNLHANGASFFFICLYLHIGRGLYYGSFLYKETWNTGVILLLLVMMTAFVGYVLPWGQMSFWGATVITNLLSAVPYVGNTLVQWIWGGFSVDNATLTRFFTFHFLLPFIIAAVVMLHLLFLHETGSNNPLGLNSDTDKIPFHPYFTYKDLLGFAIVLLALTSLALFSPNLLGDPDNFTPANPLVTPPHIKPEWYFLFAYAILRSIPNKLGGVLALLASILVLMVVPALHTSKQRSLVFRPFTQFLFWTLIANVAILTWIGGMPVEYPFIIIGQIASLLYFALFLLIIPLTGWLENKTLSWA